A part of Nocardioides sp. WS12 genomic DNA contains:
- a CDS encoding DUF3817 domain-containing protein produces the protein MTKLFNTYRVLALVVGVLLVIGTIGSVLKYLLEDGSGLQQFGDDLTPIWLVHGWIYMVYVAVAFVLTQKARWTLPQFGLMMIAGLIPGLIFWVERRVADRLREEHPELVTS, from the coding sequence GTGACCAAGCTCTTCAACACCTACCGCGTGCTCGCCCTCGTGGTCGGCGTTCTTCTCGTCATCGGCACCATCGGCTCCGTGCTGAAGTACCTGCTCGAGGACGGCAGCGGCCTGCAGCAGTTCGGTGACGACCTGACGCCGATCTGGCTGGTGCACGGCTGGATCTACATGGTCTACGTCGCCGTGGCGTTCGTGCTGACGCAGAAGGCGCGCTGGACGCTGCCGCAGTTCGGCCTGATGATGATCGCCGGCCTGATCCCCGGCCTGATCTTCTGGGTCGAGCGCCGGGTGGCTGACCGGCTGCGCGAGGAGCACCCCGAGCTCGTCACCTCCTGA
- a CDS encoding SURF1 family protein yields the protein MRPWSPRLLGAHLLALVCIAFAAGMGLWQYDAWQERRAAERVDLTEAEPVPLTDVLGPDQPFQTAGLGRPVEVRGTFLAEGTVLVSDRESADGKPGRWLVTPISVGALGAPAVPVVRGWVPADTAIEDLPAPPSGEVDVLGWLQPTEAAGEPDDDPKDAVVPALRIADLLQLLDEDQDLYEAYVVTEEPLAADQADGVTAATLDQLPPASRFTGLRNILYAIEWWVFAAFAGFLWWRYVRDAVRSEP from the coding sequence GTGCGCCCCTGGAGCCCACGTCTGCTGGGGGCCCACCTGCTGGCCCTGGTCTGCATTGCGTTCGCGGCCGGCATGGGCCTGTGGCAGTACGACGCCTGGCAGGAGCGCCGCGCGGCCGAACGGGTCGACCTGACCGAGGCGGAACCGGTTCCGCTGACGGACGTCCTGGGTCCCGACCAGCCCTTCCAGACCGCCGGGCTCGGGCGACCGGTGGAGGTGCGGGGCACCTTCCTCGCCGAGGGCACCGTGCTTGTCTCCGACCGCGAGAGCGCCGACGGCAAGCCCGGTCGCTGGCTGGTCACCCCGATCAGCGTGGGAGCGCTCGGTGCGCCCGCCGTACCCGTCGTTCGCGGGTGGGTGCCTGCGGACACCGCCATCGAGGACCTACCGGCACCCCCGTCGGGCGAGGTCGACGTCCTCGGCTGGCTCCAGCCCACCGAGGCCGCCGGCGAGCCCGACGACGACCCGAAGGACGCCGTCGTCCCGGCGCTGCGGATCGCCGACCTGCTCCAGCTCCTCGACGAGGACCAGGACCTCTATGAGGCCTACGTCGTCACCGAGGAGCCGTTGGCCGCCGACCAGGCGGACGGCGTCACTGCGGCCACCCTGGACCAGCTCCCGCCGGCCAGCCGGTTCACCGGCCTGCGCAACATCCTCTACGCGATCGAGTGGTGGGTGTTCGCCGCGTTCGCGGGGTTCCTCTGGTGGCGCTACGTGCGCGACGCCGTACGCTCGGAGCCGTGA
- a CDS encoding GntR family transcriptional regulator, with translation MALRPVTRRSVSDQVFDQLVDDVVDGEIAVGEALPSERRLAEVLGISRPAVREALQRIGQTGLVEVRHGGATTVRDFRKAAGLDLLPKLLVRGGRLDAAIVRSVVEARAEVGPGIAALAAERGGPALAVALDAVVADLEAADDAITWQRLALDYWDLLVDGADSLVFRLMYNSLRAAYEPALPALAAVLADEVGQVEPYRLLAAAIRAGDPATARAAAARVLSPTASSLLGALTALSEDDQ, from the coding sequence ATGGCCCTGCGACCCGTCACCCGCCGCTCCGTGTCCGACCAGGTCTTCGACCAGTTGGTCGACGACGTCGTCGATGGCGAGATCGCCGTCGGTGAAGCCCTGCCCAGTGAACGTCGCCTGGCGGAGGTGCTCGGCATCTCCCGGCCCGCGGTCCGCGAGGCACTCCAGCGGATCGGGCAGACCGGCCTGGTCGAGGTCCGGCACGGCGGTGCCACGACCGTGCGCGACTTCCGCAAAGCCGCTGGACTGGACCTGCTGCCGAAGTTGCTGGTGCGCGGCGGGCGCCTCGACGCGGCCATCGTCCGCAGTGTCGTCGAGGCCCGCGCCGAGGTCGGCCCCGGCATCGCAGCGCTGGCTGCCGAGCGCGGGGGACCGGCACTGGCCGTGGCCCTCGACGCCGTCGTCGCCGACCTCGAAGCAGCCGACGACGCCATCACGTGGCAGCGACTCGCCCTCGACTACTGGGACCTGCTCGTCGACGGAGCCGACTCCCTGGTCTTCCGGCTCATGTACAACAGCCTCCGTGCGGCCTACGAGCCCGCGCTCCCGGCCCTCGCGGCGGTGCTCGCCGACGAGGTCGGACAGGTCGAGCCCTACCGCCTCCTCGCTGCCGCCATCCGGGCCGGCGACCCGGCCACCGCCCGCGCCGCCGCGGCCCGCGTGCTCTCCCCGACAGCGAGTTCGCTGCTCGGTGCGCTCACCGCGCTGAGCGAGGACGACCAGTGA
- a CDS encoding sterol desaturase family protein yields the protein MSPRDAEAFAAQRVDADEARLIVGDKATGRRTNLSLGAVFREYWKHPSPYLLSTCLVAAITGRVLAGRDGGGSWWEFAIPLGLLAILPVVEWLVHVFILHWRPRKVAGLTLDPLLARKHRAHHANPREIPLVFIPWQAQLWLAPAYTALAWATTPNPTAMFSLLIGIYTLMSGYEWTHYLLHSDYRPKSAYYRKIWRNHRLHHYKSEHYWFTVTSAGTADRLFGTAPEPSSVPTSPTVQRLHDLGR from the coding sequence GTGAGCCCGCGGGACGCCGAGGCGTTCGCAGCCCAGCGGGTCGATGCGGACGAAGCGCGGCTGATCGTCGGCGACAAGGCCACCGGTCGTCGTACCAACCTCAGCCTGGGGGCGGTGTTCCGGGAGTACTGGAAGCACCCGAGCCCGTACCTGCTCAGCACCTGCCTGGTCGCCGCGATCACCGGTCGTGTGCTGGCTGGCCGCGATGGCGGCGGTTCGTGGTGGGAGTTCGCGATCCCACTCGGGCTGCTCGCGATCCTGCCCGTGGTGGAGTGGCTGGTCCACGTCTTCATCCTGCACTGGCGACCGCGCAAGGTGGCCGGCCTGACCCTGGACCCGCTGCTCGCCCGCAAGCACCGCGCACACCACGCCAACCCTCGCGAGATCCCGCTGGTGTTCATCCCGTGGCAGGCCCAGTTGTGGCTGGCGCCGGCGTACACCGCGCTCGCCTGGGCGACGACGCCCAACCCGACTGCGATGTTCTCGCTGCTGATCGGCATCTACACGCTGATGTCCGGCTACGAGTGGACCCACTACCTGCTGCACAGCGACTACCGACCGAAGTCGGCGTACTACCGCAAGATCTGGCGCAACCACCGTTTGCACCACTACAAGAGCGAGCACTACTGGTTCACGGTCACCTCGGCCGGTACGGCGGACCGCCTCTTCGGTACGGCGCCCGAGCCGAGCAGCGTCCCGACCTCCCCGACAGTGCAGCGCCTGCACGACCTCGGTCGGTAG